One region of Alosa sapidissima isolate fAloSap1 chromosome 1, fAloSap1.pri, whole genome shotgun sequence genomic DNA includes:
- the LOC121677879 gene encoding phosphatidylinositol 3-kinase regulatory subunit gamma-like isoform X1: MISEELLFYIEMDKEESAGLHHYHEALRLHRVDAEWYWGDVSRELVNEKLQNRPNGSFLVRDASSKIPGEYTLTVRINGDQKLIKILHRDGKYGFIEPLSFNSVVELIGYFQNRSLAQYNPALDVALVHPVSRFCMTQKAKEIPEATRECYQSQCDQTLKEYNQLCGSYTQDIQRITKAIDDFSDILAVFENQCNVNSSEHPHKERVMADLNRVKMLYSKLKFWQDECHHGKVPSPVLSNKEDRTEPNLKQLCKIISLHLTPHFLAAQQDCLSLWEETSWFVGDLSRTEAEELLLGKPEGAFLIRQSSKKGCYACSVVVHQEVGHCIIHCTPHGYGFAEPYNLYRSLKDLVLHYHQTSLAQHNEALDVRLAYPVHLIVSSLHG; the protein is encoded by the exons ATGATTTCTGAAGAACTGTTGTTTTACATAGAAATGGACAAGGAAGAATCAG CAGGTCTTCATCACTACCATGAGGCTCTTAGGCTTCACAGAGTGGATGCTGAATGGTACTGGGGTGATGTGTCAAG AGAGTTAGTCAATGAGAAGTTGCAAAACAGGCCAAATGGCTCTTTCCTGGTGAGAGATGCCTCCTCTAAGATCCCAGGAGAATACACTCTAACTGTGAG AATAAATGGTGACCAGAAGCTCATAAAAATCCTTCATCGAGATGGGAAATATGGATTTATAGAACCTCTTAGCTTCAACTCAGTTGTGGAGCTCATTGGATACTTCCAAAACCGATCACTGGCCCAATACAATCCCGCATTGGACGTGGCACTTGTGCACCCTGTCTCTCGCTTCTGTATG ACTCAAAAAGCAAAGGAGATTCCTGAAGCCACCAGGGAATGTTATCAGAGTCAGTGTGACCAAACATTGAAGGAATATAATCAACTTTGTGGATCTTACACACAG GATATTCAGAGAATTACAAAAGCAATCGATGATTTCAGTGATATTCTTGCTGTGTTTGAGAATCAGTGTAACGTTAATTCGTCGGAGCATCCTCACAAAGAAAGAGTCATGGCAGATCTGAACAG GGTCAAAATGCTATATAGTAAGCTAAAGTTTTGGCAAGATGAATGTCACCATGGCAAGGTGCCAAGTCCTGTTTTGTCCAACAAAGAGGATCGCACAGAGCCCAATCTGAAGCAGCTTTGTAAAATCATCAGTCTACATCTGAC GCCGCACTTTCTGGCGGCGCAGCAGGACTGCTTGTCATTGTGGGAAGAGACAAGCTGGTTTGTTGGTGACCTGAGTCGAACGGAGGCAGAGGAGTTGCTCCTTGGAAAACCAGAAGGAGCCTTCCTCATTCGCCAAAGCAGCAAAAAAGGCTGCTATGCCTGCTCCGTGGT GGTGCACCAGGAAGTTGGGCATTGCATAATTCATTGCACACCCCATGGCTACGGCTTTGCTGAACCCTACAACCTGTACAGGTCGCTGAAAGACCTGGTGTTGCACTACCATCAAACCTCTCTGGCTCAGCACAACGAGGCACTGGACGTGCGACTGGCCTACCCTGTCCACCTGATTGTGTCCAGCCTTCATGGATAA
- the si:ch1073-184j22.2 gene encoding dual specificity protein phosphatase 18, which produces MSVSQITPTLFLSGADAALNQALVARKGITLIINVTLSHACPVYPGVECVRVPVSDLPHARLGDHFERVAARIQGNCGGGTLVHCAVGLSRSPALVMAYLMKHKGLTLRQAHGRVRESRPGIRLNASFWDQLLDYEKRLYGKNTVRVAAPLEPIMPAMPNKHPWSLSCPPSLKLRPFRYGLETEIRASTRHCSKW; this is translated from the coding sequence ATGTCTGTCTCCCAGATCACCCCCACGCTCTTCCTGAGTGGGGCTGATGCCGCGCTAAACCAGGCACTGGTTGCCCGCAAAGGCATTACCCTCATCATCAACGTCACACTGTCCCACGCCTGCCCCGTGTACCCGGGCGTGGAGTGTGTACGCGTGCCCGTGTCCGACCTGCCCCACGCCCGCCTCGGGGACCACTTTGAGCGTGTGGCAGCACGCATCCAGGGCAACTGTGGCGGGGGCACGTTGGTACACTGCGCGGTGGGTCTGAGCCGCTCACCAGCGCTGGTCATGGCTTACCTGATGAAGCATAAGGGGCTGACGCTGCGACAGGCCCACGGCCGCGTGAGGGAGAGCCGGCCGGGCATCCGCCTCAATGCCAGCTTCTGGGACCAGCTGCTGGACTACGAGAAGCGCCTCTATGGCAAGAACACGGTGAGGGTGGCCGCCCCTCTGGAGCCCATCATGCCCGCCATGCCCAACAAGCACCCCTGGAGCCTGTCGTGCCCACCCAGCCTCAAGCTGCGGCCCTTCAGATATGGACTCGAGACAGAGATCAGAGCCTCCACTAGACACTGCTCCAAgtggtga
- the LOC121677879 gene encoding phosphatidylinositol 3-kinase regulatory subunit gamma-like isoform X2, with translation MISEELLFYIEMDKEESGLHHYHEALRLHRVDAEWYWGDVSRELVNEKLQNRPNGSFLVRDASSKIPGEYTLTVRINGDQKLIKILHRDGKYGFIEPLSFNSVVELIGYFQNRSLAQYNPALDVALVHPVSRFCMTQKAKEIPEATRECYQSQCDQTLKEYNQLCGSYTQDIQRITKAIDDFSDILAVFENQCNVNSSEHPHKERVMADLNRVKMLYSKLKFWQDECHHGKVPSPVLSNKEDRTEPNLKQLCKIISLHLTPHFLAAQQDCLSLWEETSWFVGDLSRTEAEELLLGKPEGAFLIRQSSKKGCYACSVVVHQEVGHCIIHCTPHGYGFAEPYNLYRSLKDLVLHYHQTSLAQHNEALDVRLAYPVHLIVSSLHG, from the exons ATGATTTCTGAAGAACTGTTGTTTTACATAGAAATGGACAAGGAAGAATCAG GTCTTCATCACTACCATGAGGCTCTTAGGCTTCACAGAGTGGATGCTGAATGGTACTGGGGTGATGTGTCAAG AGAGTTAGTCAATGAGAAGTTGCAAAACAGGCCAAATGGCTCTTTCCTGGTGAGAGATGCCTCCTCTAAGATCCCAGGAGAATACACTCTAACTGTGAG AATAAATGGTGACCAGAAGCTCATAAAAATCCTTCATCGAGATGGGAAATATGGATTTATAGAACCTCTTAGCTTCAACTCAGTTGTGGAGCTCATTGGATACTTCCAAAACCGATCACTGGCCCAATACAATCCCGCATTGGACGTGGCACTTGTGCACCCTGTCTCTCGCTTCTGTATG ACTCAAAAAGCAAAGGAGATTCCTGAAGCCACCAGGGAATGTTATCAGAGTCAGTGTGACCAAACATTGAAGGAATATAATCAACTTTGTGGATCTTACACACAG GATATTCAGAGAATTACAAAAGCAATCGATGATTTCAGTGATATTCTTGCTGTGTTTGAGAATCAGTGTAACGTTAATTCGTCGGAGCATCCTCACAAAGAAAGAGTCATGGCAGATCTGAACAG GGTCAAAATGCTATATAGTAAGCTAAAGTTTTGGCAAGATGAATGTCACCATGGCAAGGTGCCAAGTCCTGTTTTGTCCAACAAAGAGGATCGCACAGAGCCCAATCTGAAGCAGCTTTGTAAAATCATCAGTCTACATCTGAC GCCGCACTTTCTGGCGGCGCAGCAGGACTGCTTGTCATTGTGGGAAGAGACAAGCTGGTTTGTTGGTGACCTGAGTCGAACGGAGGCAGAGGAGTTGCTCCTTGGAAAACCAGAAGGAGCCTTCCTCATTCGCCAAAGCAGCAAAAAAGGCTGCTATGCCTGCTCCGTGGT GGTGCACCAGGAAGTTGGGCATTGCATAATTCATTGCACACCCCATGGCTACGGCTTTGCTGAACCCTACAACCTGTACAGGTCGCTGAAAGACCTGGTGTTGCACTACCATCAAACCTCTCTGGCTCAGCACAACGAGGCACTGGACGTGCGACTGGCCTACCCTGTCCACCTGATTGTGTCCAGCCTTCATGGATAA
- the LOC121677879 gene encoding phosphatidylinositol 3-kinase regulatory subunit gamma-like isoform X3, translating into MISEELLFYIEMDKEESAGLHHYHEALRLHRVDAEWYWGDVSRELVNEKLQNRPNGSFLVRDASSKIPGEYTLTVRINGDQKLIKILHRDGKYGFIEPLSFNSVVELIGYFQNRSLAQYNPALDVALVHPVSRFCMTQKAKEIPEATRECYQSQCDQTLKEYNQLCGSYTQCNVNSSEHPHKERVMADLNRVKMLYSKLKFWQDECHHGKVPSPVLSNKEDRTEPNLKQLCKIISLHLTPHFLAAQQDCLSLWEETSWFVGDLSRTEAEELLLGKPEGAFLIRQSSKKGCYACSVVVHQEVGHCIIHCTPHGYGFAEPYNLYRSLKDLVLHYHQTSLAQHNEALDVRLAYPVHLIVSSLHG; encoded by the exons ATGATTTCTGAAGAACTGTTGTTTTACATAGAAATGGACAAGGAAGAATCAG CAGGTCTTCATCACTACCATGAGGCTCTTAGGCTTCACAGAGTGGATGCTGAATGGTACTGGGGTGATGTGTCAAG AGAGTTAGTCAATGAGAAGTTGCAAAACAGGCCAAATGGCTCTTTCCTGGTGAGAGATGCCTCCTCTAAGATCCCAGGAGAATACACTCTAACTGTGAG AATAAATGGTGACCAGAAGCTCATAAAAATCCTTCATCGAGATGGGAAATATGGATTTATAGAACCTCTTAGCTTCAACTCAGTTGTGGAGCTCATTGGATACTTCCAAAACCGATCACTGGCCCAATACAATCCCGCATTGGACGTGGCACTTGTGCACCCTGTCTCTCGCTTCTGTATG ACTCAAAAAGCAAAGGAGATTCCTGAAGCCACCAGGGAATGTTATCAGAGTCAGTGTGACCAAACATTGAAGGAATATAATCAACTTTGTGGATCTTACACACAG TGTAACGTTAATTCGTCGGAGCATCCTCACAAAGAAAGAGTCATGGCAGATCTGAACAG GGTCAAAATGCTATATAGTAAGCTAAAGTTTTGGCAAGATGAATGTCACCATGGCAAGGTGCCAAGTCCTGTTTTGTCCAACAAAGAGGATCGCACAGAGCCCAATCTGAAGCAGCTTTGTAAAATCATCAGTCTACATCTGAC GCCGCACTTTCTGGCGGCGCAGCAGGACTGCTTGTCATTGTGGGAAGAGACAAGCTGGTTTGTTGGTGACCTGAGTCGAACGGAGGCAGAGGAGTTGCTCCTTGGAAAACCAGAAGGAGCCTTCCTCATTCGCCAAAGCAGCAAAAAAGGCTGCTATGCCTGCTCCGTGGT GGTGCACCAGGAAGTTGGGCATTGCATAATTCATTGCACACCCCATGGCTACGGCTTTGCTGAACCCTACAACCTGTACAGGTCGCTGAAAGACCTGGTGTTGCACTACCATCAAACCTCTCTGGCTCAGCACAACGAGGCACTGGACGTGCGACTGGCCTACCCTGTCCACCTGATTGTGTCCAGCCTTCATGGATAA